In Hahella sp. HNIBRBA332, the genomic window TACACTATCAGACGCAAACCAGCTGGTACTCCACCGCGGCGCCGTATCCCGCGCCGTATAACCAACGCTTCCATATGATTCTGAACCTTGCTGTCGGAGGCAACTGGCCGGGCAATCCGAATGGATCAACCGTGTTTCCGCAATCGATGGAAGTGGATTACGTGAGGGTGTACCGCAAAAACTGAGGAAAACGATTTTCCTCAGTATGGACGGATTAAGACAGTATCTCGTTAACAACAAGAAAGCCCCCGCCGCGACTTCGGTCGCCGGCGGGGCTAAAACCGCGGCCCGCCTGTTAGCAGTTAAGGTTGGTCGGCACAGCGTTCGGCACTGAATAGATAACAACAATGTGTAACAACGCAACGCCTCCAAGGGCATATAAAGGAGAACGTTCTTATGACATACCGAGGAAATCAAACCCGCCTGAAGCGTTTATCTCTGTGTGTGGCCATGCTGGCCGCGATGCAGGCGCAAAACACTATGGCGGAAACTCTGCATGCCGCTGCGGCGCCCACAGGTTTCGATGCGCAGCAGTCGGCGCAGACGGTGTCGGAATTGGGGGTGACCTGGCAAGTGACGGACAATCTGCAGGACAGCTATAACAGCTTCCTTGCGGATTTGACCATCCATAACCGCGGCGCCACGGACCTGGAAGCGTCCGGGTGGACCATCTATTTTAATTTTGTGCGCGACGTATTGGCGGTGACGCCGTCGGATCAATTCAATGTCGAGCATATCAACGGCGATTATTTCAAACTGACTCCGGCGGCGGGCTTCACTGGCCTGAAAGCGGGGGAGTCTCTCAAGGTTCAACTTAAAGCCAGCTTCTGGGCGATCAGTAAGTCCGACGCCCCGGCCGGCTTTTATATCGTTAAGAACGACGGCGCTGGCGGCCAGAGCGTTGAGGCGATCACTGATGTGACGCTGGGCGCGCAAACGACGCCAGAGCAAACGCAACGCTTTGATGGCGACAATATGCCGTTGGACACGCCGGAAGTGCGCTTTGAGCGCAACCGCCAATATCTGGCGGCGGCGCAAACCGGCCCAACGCTGTTGCCGACGCCGGCCTCCATGACTGTGAATGAGGCGGAAAGCCTCACTGTCGCAGCGCCTTTCAAACTCTACTTCGATCGTCGCTTCATGCGTGAAGGGCGTTATCTGCAAAGCCAGCTGCAGGCGCTGGGCGTGCCGGTGGAAGTAGTGCGCCGCTGCGCAGACGCGGCTAACGCTATCTGCTTGCAAGGCGCGCAAAATCACGGGCGTCCTGGCTCGGATGAAAGCTATCAGTTGAGCACCAGCGCGGCTTCTGGCGTGCGCATCGCGGCGGACTCGCCTACGGGCATGTTCTATGGCGTGCAATCGCTGCTGGGCCTGCTTCCTCTGGAAACCTACCAGGGCGGCGGACTGCCTGTGCGTCTGCCTGTTGTAGAAATTTCCGACGCGCCGCGTTTTTCGTACAGGGGCATGCATCTGGACGTGGCGCGGCATTTCAGCCAGCCCGAAAGCGTCAAAAAGCTTATCGACGTCATGGCGTTGTACAAGCTGAACAAACTGCATCTGCACCTTTCCGATGATGAAGGCTGGCGCCTGGAGATTCCCGGCCTGCCTGAGTTGACCACTGTCGGCGGTAAACGGGGACATTCCGAGAACGAGCTGGATCATCTGGTTCCATCCTTCGGCTCTGGACCTTTCGCAGGCAGCAATAACGGCTCCGGTTATTTCTCCCGTCAGCAATACGTTGAATTGCTGCGTTACGCGGCGGAGCGTCATATCGAAGTGGTGCCGGAGTTTGACCTGCCCGGTCATGCCAGAGCGGCGATCAAATCCATGGAATCCCGCGCCAAGCAGTTCGCCGACGCGGGCAAGCCATATCAGGGCAGAAATTTCCTGCTGAGCGATCCTGAGGACAAATCGGAATACAAGTCTGTGCAGGGCTGGAAGGACAACGTCGTGAATCCATGTTTGCCGACCACATACTTCTTCATCGACAAAGTGGTCGGCGAGGTGTCGCGTATGTACCGTCAGGCTGGTCTGCGCATGCCTGCTTTCCATGTGGGGGCGGACGAAGTGCCGACGGGCGTCTGGAAGAAATCTCCCGCCTGTACCCGTATGTTTGGTTCAGAAGAGCTGAGCGCGGACGACGTGGAAATGCTGAACCGCTTCTTCAACGCCACGGTGACCGGCATTGTCGCCGCCCACGGGACCAAGATCGCCGGCTGGGAAGAACTGGCGTTCATGCATGAAGACGGCGGCAAAGTGGTCAATCCGCATTTTGTCGGCGGCATCATGATTCCGTATGTCTGGAACAACGTGTGGGGCTGGGGCACGGAAGACAACGCTTACAAGCTGGCTAACGCCGGTTACCCTGTCGTGTTGGCCAACGCCACCAACCTGTACTTCGATCTGGCTTACCAGAAAGACCCGGAAGAACCCGGTTATTACTGGGCCGGTTTTGTGGACACCCGTCGCGTGTATGAATTCACGCCGATGGATGTATTCAAAGCCGCATGGGTGGATCGCATGGGCAACCCGCTGACGGACGATATGTGGAATGATCGCACCCGTCTGGCGGCGGACAAGCAGGACATGATTCTCGGCGTGCAGGGCGAGCTGTGGAGCGAGAACGTGAAAACAGAATCTGACCTGTTCTATCTGGCGCTGCCCAAGTTGTTGGGATTGGCGGAGAGGGGGTGGTCGCCGCAACCGGATTGGGCGAACGAGGCGGATCAGGCGCAACGTTTGAGCGGACTGAATCAAGCCTGGAGCGGATTCGCCGCGCGGGTCGGCGCCTATGACCTCAAGCGTCTGGACAGCTGGAACGGCGGTTATGACTTCCGCGTACCGCCTCCTGGCGCCAAGGTGGCTGACGGCATGCTGGAAGCGAACCTGTCCTTCCCCGGTCTGGAGATCCGTTACACCCTGGACGGCTCCGAGCCAACAACCGAATCGCCACTGTATGACGGGCCTGTCGCTGTCAGCGGCGGCGTTAAACTCAAAACATTTACCCCTTCGGGTCGCGCCAGCCGCACAGTTGAGTTGAACTAGCCGCGGATTGGTAATTCTTGACCTACACTCCGGAGTTTTTGCTGGGAACTCCGGGGTGTCTTTTTGTTGCTTGCGCACTCTTTCAATCAGGCGGACAATGCCAGTTCCGGATCTATCATAGGTCGCCGCGGTAGGTGTAAGAATAGGGCGCTTGTATTCGGATACGAAGCAACCCTGCCAAGGAGATCCCATGAGCAAACAAGTGCAACCCATTCCCGACGGCTTTCACTCCGTCACCCCTTATCTGATTATTAAAGGCGCCGCTGACGCGTTGGCTTTCTACAAGCAGGCTTTCGGCGCAGAAGAAACGCTCCGCATCAATGGCCCAAACGGCGCTGTCGGACACGCGGAAATCCAGATCGGCGACTCCCGTCTAATGCTGGCTGATGAATACCCGGATATGCAGTGCTTTGGCCCTCAGACTTTGGGCGGTAGTCCGGTGAGCCTGATGCTGTACGTTCCAGATGTCGACGCTACCTTCGCCAAAGCGTTAGCCGCCGGCGCCAAAGTACGTACTCAGATAGAGAATAAGTTTTACGGTGATCGCAGTGGCAGCCTGGAGGACCCTTTTGGTCATGTCTGGCATATCGCCACCCATGTTGAAGACCTCAGTGAGCAGGAACTGGCGGAGCGGGCGAAAAAATTTATGGAAAGTCAAAGCTGACGCACATAAGGACGCATGCCGGAGTCCTCGTGTAATGGATTCCGGCTGCTTCTCACTTCTTTTCCTGTCTCTCCCTGTCTCCCCTTGTTAACTCCCCCCAATCACTTCGGATGATTGTTCTGGTAAGCGGCGGCCTGACCTAAAGTCGTGTTTTTATTCACCGGTGGACGTGTTTTTATCGAAGCCTTAGCGTGGTGGACGGTCATGCGCATGACCTGCGTCTGCGACGGGACTTATCGAATCAGAAGGAAAACGCGAGATGAAAATAGCCATACTGGGTGGCGGAGTCGCGGGCGTCAGCACGGCGATTGCGCTCACGCAAAAGGGTTTTGACGTGGCGATATACGAGCGTCGTTCAGCGCCAACGGATGTCGGCGCGGGCATTGTGATATGGCCAAACGCAGCCTATGTGCTCGATCAGCTTGACGTTCTGAATGACATTGCTGCGTTATCCGGACGCCCCACGCACATGCGTAGACTTTCCCATCACGGCGAGGAGCTTGGCTCCGTGGATATTTTCGATATTAATCGGCGCATGGGCTATCCCAGCCTGTCTGTATTGCGGCGGGATCTGCAAAGGGCTTTGCTGGAGAAGCTCGATGCGTTGGGAGTCGAAATTCGCTATGGCCATGCGGTAGCGGATTTTGAACAAGAGGGGCGGGACCGGAGCTGCATCCGCTTCGAAAATGGCGCGCAGGCGATGGCTGATGTGGTCATCGGCGCCGACGGGCGAATGGACTCTCCATCAAGGCGCTACGTGCATGGCGACAGTCGGCCGGTATACCAGGGTTTTATCAACTGGGTTGGGGTCTATGAAGCGCAAGAGGATGTCTTCACTGATATGGCGGTGCGTGATTACTGGGGCGTGGGGGAACGTTTCGGCATTGTGCCGG contains:
- a CDS encoding family 20 glycosylhydrolase translates to MTYRGNQTRLKRLSLCVAMLAAMQAQNTMAETLHAAAAPTGFDAQQSAQTVSELGVTWQVTDNLQDSYNSFLADLTIHNRGATDLEASGWTIYFNFVRDVLAVTPSDQFNVEHINGDYFKLTPAAGFTGLKAGESLKVQLKASFWAISKSDAPAGFYIVKNDGAGGQSVEAITDVTLGAQTTPEQTQRFDGDNMPLDTPEVRFERNRQYLAAAQTGPTLLPTPASMTVNEAESLTVAAPFKLYFDRRFMREGRYLQSQLQALGVPVEVVRRCADAANAICLQGAQNHGRPGSDESYQLSTSAASGVRIAADSPTGMFYGVQSLLGLLPLETYQGGGLPVRLPVVEISDAPRFSYRGMHLDVARHFSQPESVKKLIDVMALYKLNKLHLHLSDDEGWRLEIPGLPELTTVGGKRGHSENELDHLVPSFGSGPFAGSNNGSGYFSRQQYVELLRYAAERHIEVVPEFDLPGHARAAIKSMESRAKQFADAGKPYQGRNFLLSDPEDKSEYKSVQGWKDNVVNPCLPTTYFFIDKVVGEVSRMYRQAGLRMPAFHVGADEVPTGVWKKSPACTRMFGSEELSADDVEMLNRFFNATVTGIVAAHGTKIAGWEELAFMHEDGGKVVNPHFVGGIMIPYVWNNVWGWGTEDNAYKLANAGYPVVLANATNLYFDLAYQKDPEEPGYYWAGFVDTRRVYEFTPMDVFKAAWVDRMGNPLTDDMWNDRTRLAADKQDMILGVQGELWSENVKTESDLFYLALPKLLGLAERGWSPQPDWANEADQAQRLSGLNQAWSGFAARVGAYDLKRLDSWNGGYDFRVPPPGAKVADGMLEANLSFPGLEIRYTLDGSEPTTESPLYDGPVAVSGGVKLKTFTPSGRASRTVELN
- a CDS encoding VOC family protein, which codes for MSKQVQPIPDGFHSVTPYLIIKGAADALAFYKQAFGAEETLRINGPNGAVGHAEIQIGDSRLMLADEYPDMQCFGPQTLGGSPVSLMLYVPDVDATFAKALAAGAKVRTQIENKFYGDRSGSLEDPFGHVWHIATHVEDLSEQELAERAKKFMESQS
- a CDS encoding FAD-dependent oxidoreductase, whose translation is MKIAILGGGVAGVSTAIALTQKGFDVAIYERRSAPTDVGAGIVIWPNAAYVLDQLDVLNDIAALSGRPTHMRRLSHHGEELGSVDIFDINRRMGYPSLSVLRRDLQRALLEKLDALGVEIRYGHAVADFEQEGRDRSCIRFENGAQAMADVVIGADGRMDSPSRRYVHGDSRPVYQGFINWVGVYEAQEDVFTDMAVRDYWGVGERFGIVPVSKRAAYWAGAIVSKSIEKSNPELYKKELLSVFSTWPSLVAKIIEETPAESIHKVYVHDHDPIGLWHKRNVIIIGDAAHAPLPTSGQGACQALEDAWHLANCLQENPRDLDAAFTAFTALRSEKTADIIRAGRSLAAALFNTDASFCEARNASSKSSNFAEIAKGIAQFWGRGLPLNA